One stretch of Sebastes umbrosus isolate fSebUmb1 chromosome 5, fSebUmb1.pri, whole genome shotgun sequence DNA includes these proteins:
- the LOC119487862 gene encoding uncharacterized protein LOC119487862 gives MASNGPLVEEDGLLTRIRRWIASFASGSFWPLHNERPDVERPPDDPVLPDYEDEDEDEDEEEVGLVWGDDADGLQEAEAEPQGGNGDGEQQVPPPYFGLGWRQGPAAPFPVYYPVPYLLPYAFPPADPYGPPPANPFANLQADLHADYYGFPADPFIGPPADPYGRPPTFSPAYPFGDFQVDPHADPHGLPHSFPSADPHGGFEAVEYFEAIEYFVDRYAFWQHGEDEDHLEDHLEDWDDGDNGIEFPILEVEDIGPVCQYDPPEELSEADSGPGPSTRRRREDSDGEEEAAAKRPRWSDNSDSD, from the exons ATGGCCTCTAATGGACCCCTTGTGGAGGAGGACGGCCTGCTGACCAGGATCAGGCGCTGGATCGCTTCTTTTGCGA gtGGCTCCTTTTGGCCTCTGCATAATGAGCGCCCTGACGTCGAGAGGCCCCCCGATGATCCTGTCCTGCCTGATtacgaggacgaggacgaggacgaggacgaggaagaggttGGCCTTGTTTGGGGTGATGATGCGGACGGGCTTcaggaggctgaggctgagCCTCAGGGAGGTAACGGGGACGGTGAGCAGCAGGTCCCTCCGCCCTACTTTGGGCTGGGATGGAGACAGGGTCCTGCTGCTCCTTTTCCTGTTTATTACCCTGTTCCCTATCTTCTTCCCTATGCTTTCCCTCCTGCTGACCCTTATGGTCCTCCTCCCGCTAACCCTTTTGCTAACCTTCAAGCTGATCTTCATGCTGACTATTATGGTTTTCCTGCTGACCCTTTCATTGGCCCTCCTGCTGACCCTTACGGTCGTCCTCCTACTTTCTCTCCTGCCTACCCGTTTGGTGACTTTCAAGTTGACCCTCATGCGGACCCTCATGGTCTTCCTCATAGTTTCCCATCTGCTGACCCTCACGGTGGCTTTGAAGCCGTTGAGTATTTTGAAGCCATTGAGTATTTTGTTGACAGGTACGCCTTTTGGCAACATGGAGAGGATGAGGACCATCTTGAGGACCATCTTGAGGATTGGGACGATGGGGACAATGGGATTGAGTTCCCTATCCTGGAGGTTGAAGACATCGGGCCAGTCTGCCAATACGATCCCCCTGAGGAACTCAGCGAGGCAGACTCTGGCCCCGGCCCCTCCACAAGGAGACGCAGGGAAGACAGCGacggggaggaggaggctgctgcGAAGAGGCCGAGGTGGTCTGATAACAGCGACTCGGATTGA